ATCAAGTTTGACTGTGCCAAAGCACGGGTGTACAAGATGGCTGCTGAGAACCAAGCAGCCATGGAGTCTTGGGTGAAAGCGTTGTCAAGAGCCAGCTTTGACTACATGAGGCTGgtggtgaaggagctggagaggcagTTGGAGGAGATCCAGGAGGCTGCAGGAGGTGGCTGTGTGGGGGGTGGAGCAGGAGGCCTGCCGGGCAGGCCCAAGTCCTCCAGGCGTAACCAGGTGGCACGGTGCCGCTCTGGagcatcctcttcctcatcatctttATCTtccttatcatcatcatcatcaagtgcCACACCCATGtcagccccctcctctgctcagaGGAGCCTCCAGGATGAGGTGCAGCTCATCTCTGAGTGTTCCAAGGAGAACGGAGTCGCATGGAGTAAACCATCAGTTGCCTTGGCTAATGGCTTTGTTGAGGCGGCATCTTCCTGTGTGGCCTGGGAAGGCTGTGCAGACTCTGGGAGCAGCATTGTGATTAGTTATGGGGCTGATGGGGTGAGGGCTCCACCAGTGCCGCCCAGGAGAAGAGGAGCATCCCTGGAAAGCCCCGTGTCTCCTGGCACCGGCTGCTTCTCCAAACTCCACGACTGGTAcggcagagaggtggaggagctgagagtgCAGTGGCTGCAGAGCCAGTAAACTAATGGAGGTGCATCATCTCTTTTTCCACAGTTTTATCATTCCTTCCTCAACATTCTGCAGTGTTACGCCGTTCTGAACCCAACAGAAGGGCGAGAAAACTGAGACTTATATGCAAATTGCAGTCTTATCACCGATcaaaaaagacatgaatattGAGATTGATTCCAGATCTTGTCTGGCACAGGGGAATCAATCTGGCGCACAGTACTATCCATTGTACAATTCCAGATATTTTACAACCCAAAATATGCTCTTTCCCACAGTTTTGCGAGTGTCATTTACCAAGGACAATTAAAAATGTCAAGAATACAGTATTTAAAATGGTAATCATTtctgaaaatcacatttttcgAACAATATGCAAAGAGTTTGACCTTGTagataaaatttaaaaaaatacactgcTCAATTATATTGCCAATGGTAGCTACCGGATATACTTGTACTTGTATATACTTGTCTTTTCGGGTCTGTTATCTTTCAAGCTGTAGGAACCTTGATCAAACTCTGATCATGTTTTTCTGTAGGTATACGTACAAACTACTGTACTAAGCATGCAACATaccaaaaaagaacaaataaccACAAATAAGTCGTTTTCTGATGGAGGGGGAAGCCCCGGATGGTAAGGATGACTCTGTTATatgcaaatgaaataaagacGGTCACATAAATAACGATCTAAAGACATCGCACAAAAAATTTTAAATGATGAAGAGGGACGTCATTTGCACAGTTGATGGCATTTTTATAATCTAACGGCACGGCCACAACGACAATTCACCGCTCCAGTTTCCTGCAACTTCAAGCCACTTTAGCTCTAAGATCACTTTAATATGAAGACTTGTAGAGAAATGAGGATACTCTTGGGAAAAGAAGTGGTGCTGAGGAAAAATAGTCCAGATTCTCCTCCATACTTCCACCGGGGCGCATCTCACCCCAGAGGCCTTGTGGCTGCTAAGGTCAGAGCATCCTCTCGACAGTCACTGGGGACCGTAGCAGGAGCTGGATGTCTCGCTCTGAGCCACACACTGGTATTTTTAGCCCTTGTTAGCCAGCGGCCAGATGATTCTGTGTCATAAGAATGCTTGTCACTTAGTTCTCTTTTGACTCTTGTGTTTCATAAAAGGAGCTTGTTTATCCTTGAACTTGCAGGACTCAGCAGTTGTCGTTGGTATTATCTGATAATTTCATATGAGATCTTCTTAATTTGTTTGTTACAGCTGATTAACCTGAATGTTACTGAATGAGCGTAGCTCGAAGAGGCCTGTAGTCTATGTGAACACCTAACCTCTTGGTTTGTTTATAAATATTTACTATTCCATGTTGGAAATTAACACCAGCAGTCTGCAATATGggctttttaaaatgattgcTCATCCAATCACACagctgtttacatttttacacatttctttTATATGTGCCTTATGTTATCGTTATAACTCTGTTATTGCTCTTGCAATCATTACCACAGGACTACAGCGATGGGAGATTTGACTTCTCTTTTGACTGTGTGGCTGcgtcctttctttctttctttcttgccaaGGCTCATCTGGGTGCAATCACTTTTTGACAATGGCTCAGTTCCTTCAGTCAGCATCAGTGCACAGTGCTATCATTACCGTTATACGCTTGGTTTGTACAGAAACAGTGTGGGAAGGGGTGGTTCAGCGTGgactatgttttttttcttcagaacGGCAGTATTGAGGCAGCACGCTTTTGACACGTTTTATCTAAAATGATCATTGTAGTGCCAATTTCATTAACTCCAAAAGAGCATTACTGTAATTACAGATGACAATAGtgatctgtttttttcctttacaaattgtcagtgtgtcagattaaCCATATAAATAATAATGGTATCTGTCTTTATTCAGCAGTGCCAAATAAAGAATGCAGTCTAAATGCacaataatctttttttttttttgtcgatTGTCTTCCATGATTGTTCAATTTTTTCAAAATCATAGTACACAATGATTATTGTTTTAAATATCCATTAATACTAAACATTGTCCTGATATGGTACTCTGAAAAGATGTTTGTTAACAAAGCATTTGCTCTAACCCACTCAATAAACAGTGTTAATATGTTTTGAACAGTTATTTTTTCTGAGTCCTTCACATGAAGTTTAGTTTtcatgacaataaagttgcagCAGGACATTTTTAGTCTTTAGTGTGGCAGGTTTAGGCATCAGTCATTTCCCctatatatttatgtttttatttcagagaAGAGTACCGTAATGACTGGTCTTCTACATTCATGCATGACCTCAGCTGGCCTGTGAAACCTCTCACGCGTCCTTGGTGCTATTCAGCCTCTCGCTCACCAGGTGTCACTatgcagcagctttaaactAGTCTCAAACCCTTAACTTTAGAGAAATCAATACTTTGCACCTGGAGGGACAGGAAAGTGTAATCTATCCTCCGGTGACAAAAACCAGCAGGACTTTGAGTctacagagcagaaaaaaaatattctaaTGTCAACCAAGATAGACTGTTTGCGCTTTAATTTTCCCTGTTCTTCCTATGTAGTAAACTAAAACCTTGTTTTCACCTACTTAAAAGTCAGAAATATAGAAGATAAATGTGTTGCTTTAGGTCATCTCCTTGCACTATCAGCTTGTAAAGTGCATTGAGTTGCGATGGCAGTGGACAGTGTCATGTCACAAGATGGAAAATGATCTTTTTAATCTGCATTTGTTCTCCATCAGTGTAAGGAATTATTGTAAGGAGTTTATGCTCTATCATAAGAAAAATGTAGGTCGTGGCACCACAGAAACAACTATTACAGCAGTGACAGACATCCACAGATTTCAAAGTAAATGTACAGTATCTGAAAAGACCTCTTGATGGAGCCTGGACAGTTTCTGAATCTTGCACATACCATGCATGACCAGTGGCCTGCTGACAGCACCAACTTCAGAGAACAGGGGAAATACTTCCTGTCTGGAATTTCAACATAAAAGTAAATGTTTCATTATTGACCAATTCAtcaaaaatagaaagaaaaggGTGACAGAGCTTTATATTCTGTACATATACACTCTCACTTAAGTTTATTGGGTTCATTTAGCCATAACTGATTCAGTCTAACACGAGAGTCTCATAGCAAATCTAATAAAGGTTATGATGTGTTCAACTGGatgatcattttggaggatgtGTGGCAATGTTGAAATATATTGCATTATAGAAAGAGCCGTTTCTGTTATCTTGCCAACCCACACTGATAGAAATGACAGGCCTAAAAACCCTGAAACTGAGTGTAAATATGTAAGGTCAAGGATATATTCCTTGTGTTGTACACACTTATCGTTACTCTGTGTATTAAGAAAACTGGGCTAAATCAGCTTGCAGTTTACTTAGACAAAAGACAGCCCTCTGTATATTTGGGTTTACATAACATTGGATTACTTTCCTGATAATTTATTCGATTAGACACATATTAGGTTATCAAAGTAAATATGTGCCTAtcaattaaatcaaacaaaaatatatgCAATGAATTTTACAGCTTCCAAGGAAGCACATGCGCCGTCGCTGAACCTCTCAAGCCACAAGGCATTAACAAAAAAGTAATATTTGCCTTTTCCaagtgaaatgctgcatttctaAATGTTCTGTAAAATCAAAAATCGCGTCGTGTCGTCGTTGGTATTTCACTTTTCTAATGATAGATGAATGTAGATAGAGTTATTGCATCACCCACAATGATTCACAGCGTCACTTGTTGGGCGATCATATTTATGTTTGGATGATGATCCGCAGTTAGGTGACGGTGCACAGGTCGTTCGTGCACAGGGGCCCCCTAGTGGGTGCGTCTGGTTTGGTGACTCGTCCGTCCCGGCGCGAAGAGGCGCTGCGTCCCTTATTTTGAAAAGACAGAGTCGGAAGCCACGTTGTAAATTTCCCCAGACTTGACAAGCTGGACCGTGGCACATTTTTTTGACAGCGGAAATGAGGAGTCGCCACTTTTTTCCGCGTGAAGTTCGTGGCTGAAAGTTTTCTTtcctcgtttttttttcttcttcgcGGAGGAACCATCGCGTGCATTCACGATGAGAGAGAAAGCGACGGGCTTTTCGGCTCgcagcttctcctctgatgTCCACTTTCTGTTGCTCCCCGCCGACGTCGTTTTGAGTTACTTTAGATGCTTCTCGACACATTTCCGTTATGCGAAGTCCAACTTGTTGGTTAGTTGTCGTGCTGCGGTGGGTGCCCATCCGAGATAACGGAGAACGTGAGTATGTTGTGAGCTTCTGTCAGCTTTTTTTACCCTCTAATCTTAAAGTGCTTTTAACATCACTAAACTCTAAACGTCACCACATGGGGTGATAATCCCAAAATAACGAACCGGAGCAGTAATGGGGACATTGCTTCCGTCCAAAAGTACGTTTTTTCTGCACTAATAATCGTCGAAGAAATGTGCTCGCGTGAAATTTAAAGGGCTCTGCCTCTTTCTGGCTCGCGCCTGGTGGAGCTGGCGCTAATGTTTTTGCTCAAAAAGTAAAGTTTTCTGTTAAAAGTAGCGTCCTGTCAGGattgtcctgtctgtctttcctggCGTCACACCAGCGAGGACATTTGGCACTGAGGATGCACACAACACGTGCTTTTTGTCACTAAGCTTTACTCTGTGTGAATTTCTGTGGCATTATTTGGCGCAAGTCTATCAATGGAGGTCGCCATGGTGATAGCGTAATATGAAACCTGTTGTGACTTATGTAGTAATGCGTGTTAATGGGCCAAACACGGAGCCGGAGCAGACCCCCCACTGTAATTTCACCCATGAACACCCAGCACGATCGTAAGTGTGTTCTTGAAACGTGAACGTGAACGCTATTGGTGTTTATGGCATGTGTTGCACGAGCGTGAGTGTGCGCGTGCTGGGGTCAGTGGTCACCCCACATGACTGCTGGATGGAGAACAGGAACAAGTGGGGAGCAGACACTTGGTTTCACAATCCACTGTTGTGTAGCACTAAATCAAAACagcaatttgtgtgtgtgtgtgtgtgtgtgtgtgtgtgtgtgttttggagaggGATCTACTTCTATTCATAtctcgtgtgtgcgtgtgtgtgtaaatacaggTTTGTGAACAGGAGGATactccttcaaagtaaaaggtgtctctctgtctgtttgctttgaAAGGCAGCAGGTGTGTAGTTGTGGTGGTTCCCAAATGTTTCGACCAAAATAGTCGTTTATCATTCAACTCTTAAAATCCTTAATATCTTTTATTTAAGTACCGTACTCagtttttatttccagtttgTGGCGCTTTATACTCATATTCTGCTACATTTCCGAGGGGAGAATTCCACTTTTTACTACTACTTTATGTTTATTTGATAGTTTAGTTTCTAGTTATTTTGGagtttaagattttacataccAAACAAATGGTCAACAAATATAatatatgatgcattgttatagaTCCTGACGATCCAGCAGTATTTAAAAATGAGCTCCACTTcgaccagctgcagcattaaatgCTGCCTACACACAAATGTGTCAATACTCATAATCAAATTATGtgatatacacacacgcatactcACACAGTAATGGCACACTCTGAGATGGGCTGTTCTGCATTATGAGTACTTTGACTTTGATgcttgaagtacattttgctggtaATACCTCTATAATTCACTGCagtgacattttgaatgcacGACTTCCACTTGGAACTTACTACCTAAGGGatttgagtacttcttccaccgccTTTATATAACAATATCCATACAGTGACTctcaaatgttaaaaatatacTTGGGAGGGCCTCCTCCATCTGCCAGCCACTTTCCATCACAATAATACAACAGGCCGCAATTGGAGACAGCCAGCACTTTGTCAATTTATGAGCTAACCGGCTTAAATATGATAAATCTAACGTTAGCTGCCTGACTGACGTGTTAATGTGCACATGTATACATGTGCTGTTCCTCGGGATAGCTTTTGGGAATTTGGAGCAAACTGAATGACACCAAACTGAGCGCATGATGCACTGCTGTTgttaaaatgcatgaaaatcaATGGACCGACTGTTCATCAATAAAACAGTCAGTCAGGAATGCCTGTTTTGTAGCTAATTCAGCAACTTAAATGCTGTACAAATCAAAGTCTTATATTGTCATCAAGCAGATGAGCACATTGTTTTGCAGCGTTACCCACAATCGTCTTGATACACCCAGACATCTTAGAGGGATAGCTGCCACAGTATCAACAGTGTGGCGTAATCTCCATCGATTGACAGATTTGTCTCCTTGCATTGTTTTGTAAATGTCATCATAACGCCCACCCTTACAAATTATTATCAGCTTGCCAGCTGTGTCATATTACCAGGCCCTCTTTAAATTGTATATAATCTAAGAAAACCCATTTGTAGGACACATATTTACCTTCTGTAGCAATCCCAGCAACAGGCTGGTGTTAGCATTCTTTGTTGATTCAGTCATTAAGATGTGACAGTTGTAACACCTTGAGCCATTGAagcacaaaagacagaaaaacatgccTCTAGGGTGGGGAAGTAAGGCCAGCTAAAGCGTACATAATATTTTCCATGGCAGACAGGTTTAACTGTGTCAACCCCAGACTGTAATTTAAAGGTTATGTGTCGTTGCAGATCCCTAATTGGCCCATACAGTCTGCTGGTGTTTATGATGAATTTCAGTGAACTGTTTTCTTCGCTGCAGGCTTTCTGAACTTTGGTGCTGTCCTTACTTCTTTTGCTCAGTGTGGTTTCtgcctgtgtgaatgtgtagggGGCCCCGCACCCAGCCTACCATGAATACAGCCAAACCTAAACACGCAGCCACACGAtactgataaaaatgatttctgCTTTCCAGGGCTGATGACCATCTGAATATCATGAGTTATGATATTCTGCTTTACATTTTCAGCACTGGAAAATCTTGGACTTTCCCTCGAGAGGGGGATGACACTTGTTCAGCATAATTATAATAGGATTTTCTCCAACCTGACAAGATTACTTGGTTGGGGATTTTATGCACCACAACACAATATTGTCTCTGTAGCTGTCGGAGACGTATTTCCTTGAAAGAGAAGACTGTAGCTTCTTAGATTAGTGGAACATCTTTGAAGCATAATGCACCATTGAtgcgcatgcatgcatgcgtgtgtatgtggtgGTGGACTCTGCAGCCTCGGTTATCAGCCGTGGATCAGACAATGTCATGGTTCCCTGTCTTTAACTGAGATGTTACTGGATGCCAGCTCATCTGCTTCCCTCAGGGTTTCAAGGAAGGCggggaaagggaaggaggaaCCATGAGAGATTGATTTTCAGACAGACGAGAGCAGGAATCTGCAAAAGATGAGCGGTGGAGAAAGACGGAAGACACAAATTACGGCagaaaatgggagaaaaagaaagctctTTTCTGG
This Chaetodon auriga isolate fChaAug3 chromosome 5, fChaAug3.hap1, whole genome shotgun sequence DNA region includes the following protein-coding sequences:
- the LOC143321371 gene encoding sesquipedalian-1-like, with amino-acid sequence MKLNERSVAHYATCDSPPDKTGFLFKKGERNTAYHRRWFVLKGNMLFYFEERDSREPIGVIVLEGCTVELCESAEEFAFAIKFDCAKARVYKMAAENQAAMESWVKALSRASFDYMRLVVKELERQLEEIQEAAGGGCVGGGAGGLPGRPKSSRRNQVARCRSGASSSSSSLSSLSSSSSSATPMSAPSSAQRSLQDEVQLISECSKENGVAWSKPSVALANGFVEAASSCVAWEGCADSGSSIVISYGADGVRAPPVPPRRRGASLESPVSPGTGCFSKLHDWYGREVEELRVQWLQSQ